The following are encoded in a window of Panicum virgatum strain AP13 chromosome 5N, P.virgatum_v5, whole genome shotgun sequence genomic DNA:
- the LOC120672422 gene encoding rapid alkalinization factor-like, whose translation MPLRSGAALAVVVAVVLLIVAATPQRSAAAAHGGGMASGTGTVGECVDDGAVARRELGGNGYIGYAAMSAGNVPCSYRGASYYNCRPSGAANPYSRGCSAITQCRG comes from the coding sequence ATGCCGCtacggagcggcgcggcgctcgcGGTCGTTGTCGCTGTCGTGCTCCTCATCGTGGCGGCCACCCCGcagcggagcgccgccgccgcccacggcggcggcatggcctcCGGTACGGGCACAGTGGGTGAGTGCGTGGACGACGGTGCGGTGGCGAGGAGGGAGCTGGGCGGGAACGGCTACATCGGCTACGCCGCGATGAGCGCCGGCAACGTGCCGTGCTCGTACCGCGGCGCGTCCTACTACAACTGCCGGCCGAGCGGCGCCGCCAACCCCTACTCCCGCGGCTGCTCCGCCATCACCCAGTGCAGGGGCTAG
- the LOC120675494 gene encoding protein RALF-like 22 — translation MCPRAWRPYNINARAAGVPCRHGSGSSSSMIARRPLAAHSLAVWRGPAAKKTIPPTAPRERVRAMPLPRRAALAVAAVLLLAVSVVAPRAAGQTAADPEGWAAAADRACAAGTVVECAGGGGAARRELWGSRYISYEAMSRGQVPCSYRGASYYNCRPGGPANPYSRGCSQITRCRG, via the coding sequence ATGTGCCCGCGGGCATGGCGCCCGTATAATATTAATGCCCGCGCGGCGGGCGTGCCATGTCGCCATGGATCGGGATCGTCCTCGTCCATGATCGCTCGCCGGCCGCTAGCTGCACATTCATTAGCCGTTTGGCGAGGTCCCGCTGCGAAAAAAACAATACCCCCCACCGCGCCGCGAGAGCGCGTACGAGCAAtgccgctgccgcgccgcgccgcgctcgccgtcgccgcggtgcTTCTGCTGGCCGTGTCCGTGGTCGCGCCGCGAGCAGCCGGACagacggcggcggatccggaaggctgggcggcggccgccgacaGGGCGTGCGCTGCGGGCACGGTGGTGgagtgcgcgggcggcggcggcgcggccaggagGGAGCTCTGGGGCAGCCGGTACATCAGCTACGAGGCGATGAGCCGGGGGCAGGTGCCGTGCTCGTACCGTGGCGCGTCCTATTACAACTGCCGGCCGGGCGGGCCGGCCAACCCCTACTCCCGCGGCTGCTCCCAGATCACCCGCTGCAGAGGCTAG